One Benincasa hispida cultivar B227 chromosome 5, ASM972705v1, whole genome shotgun sequence genomic window carries:
- the LOC120077768 gene encoding probable polyamine transporter At1g31830 isoform X2, whose amino-acid sequence MKLRTSPARQASVAMGEINRAEYVSVGESPSPSISNAKKVSVLPLVFLIFYEVSGGPFGVEDSVGAAGPLLALLGFLVFPLIWSIPEALITAEMGTMFPENGGYVVWVSSALGPFWGFQQGWMKWLSGVIDNALYPVLFLDYLKSEIPALGGGLPRVAAVLALTVILTYLNYRGLTIVGWVAVILGVFSILPFAVMGLVSIPKLRPSRWLVVNLKDVDWNLYLNTLFWNLNYWDSISTLAGEVENPNKTLPKALFYALILVVLSYFLPLLSGTGAIVLNRELWTDGYFSDVAKIIGGAWLGWWIQGAAAMSNMGMFVAEMSSDSFQLLGMAERGMLPEFFSKRSRHGTPLIGILFSASGVVLLSWLSFQEIVAAENFLYCFGMILEFLAFIKLRIKHPAASRPYKIPVGTAGSILMCIPPTILICIVLALSTVKVMIVSLAAVAIGLLLQPGLKYVEKKRWLKFSVSADLPDLHFANRNRSDTLVY is encoded by the exons ATG AAATTGAGGACTTCGCCAGCCAGACAAGCTTCTGTTGCAATGGGAGAGATAAATCGTGCAGAGTATGTGTCGGTTGGCGAATCGCCTTCTCCTTCAATCAGTAATGCAAAGAAAGTTTCTGTGTTACCACTTGTGTTTCTCATCTTCTATGAGGTTTCAGGGGGCCCATTTGGAGTTGAGGATAGTGTTGGGGCAGCCGGTCCTCTGTTAGCTCTTCTTGGATTCTTGGTTTTTCCACTTATATGGAGTATTCCTGAAGCATTAATTACTGCTGAGATGGGGACTATGTTCCCTGAAAATGGTGGTTATGTTGTTTGGGTTTCTTCTGCTTTGGGTCCGTTTTGGGGATTTCAACAGGGTTGGATGAAATGGCTGAGTGGAGTTATTGATAATGCTCTATATCCTGTCTTGTTTCTTGATTACTTGAAGTCGGAGATTCCAGCTCTTGGTGGAGGTCTTCCAAGAGTTGCTGCAGTCTTGGCTTTGACAGTGATCCTCACTTACTTGAATTATAGAGGATTAACAATTGTTGGTTGGGTTGCTGTAATCCTTGGTGTTTTCTCAATCCTCCCTTTTGCAGTTATGGGACTTGTGTCTATTCCGAAGCTACGGCCATCTAGATGGCTTGTGGTGAACCTAAAGGATGTTGACTGGAATCTGTATTTGAACACTCTATTCTGGAATTTGAATTATTGGGATTCTATTAGCACATTGGCTGGGGAAGTGGAAAACCCAAACAAAACACTCCCTAAAGCACTTTTTTATGCCTTGATTTTGGTTGTTCTCAGTTACTTTTTGCCTCTTTTAAGTGGGACAGGAGCCATTGTGCTTAATCGCGAACTGTGGACTGATGGCTACTTCTCTGATGTTGCTAAAATTATTGGAGGGGCTTGGTTGGGTTGGTGGATCCAAGGGGCTGCTGCCATGTCAAATATGGGAATGTTTGTGGCTGAGATGAGCAGTGATTCTTTCCAACTTCTTGGAATGGCAGAACGTGGTATGTTGCCTGAGTTCTTCAGCAAACGGTCTCGTCATGGGACACCATTGATTGGGATACTATTCTCAGCCTCAGGTGTTGTTTTGCTTTCTTGGTTGAGCTTTCAAGAAATTGTAGCGGCAGAGAACTTCTTGTACTGCTTTGGAATGATTCTGGAATTCTTAGCCTTTATCAAGCTAAGGATTAAACATCCAGCTGCATCTCGGCCTTACAAGATTCCTGTGGGAACCGCTGGATCAATCCTGATGTGTATTCCTCcaacaatattaatatgcaTAGTGTTGGCCCTTTCAACAGTCAAAGTGATGATTGTGAGTCTAGCTGCTGTGGCAATTGGCTTATTGTTGCAACCTGGTCTCAAGTATGTTGAAAAGAAGAGATGGCTCAAATTCTCTGTTAGTGCTGACCTCCCTGATCTCCATTTTGCTAATCGAAACCGGTCAGACACCTTGGTATATTAA
- the LOC120077768 gene encoding probable polyamine transporter At1g31830 isoform X1 translates to MYKDGEQPPISAASLQIDRKTEHAAELGDQKEFQPQSTAAAKEELHRAETEPPPMVSNSDLQKLRTSPARQASVAMGEINRAEYVSVGESPSPSISNAKKVSVLPLVFLIFYEVSGGPFGVEDSVGAAGPLLALLGFLVFPLIWSIPEALITAEMGTMFPENGGYVVWVSSALGPFWGFQQGWMKWLSGVIDNALYPVLFLDYLKSEIPALGGGLPRVAAVLALTVILTYLNYRGLTIVGWVAVILGVFSILPFAVMGLVSIPKLRPSRWLVVNLKDVDWNLYLNTLFWNLNYWDSISTLAGEVENPNKTLPKALFYALILVVLSYFLPLLSGTGAIVLNRELWTDGYFSDVAKIIGGAWLGWWIQGAAAMSNMGMFVAEMSSDSFQLLGMAERGMLPEFFSKRSRHGTPLIGILFSASGVVLLSWLSFQEIVAAENFLYCFGMILEFLAFIKLRIKHPAASRPYKIPVGTAGSILMCIPPTILICIVLALSTVKVMIVSLAAVAIGLLLQPGLKYVEKKRWLKFSVSADLPDLHFANRNRSDTLVY, encoded by the exons ATGTACAAAGACGGAGAACAACCGCCGATTTCGGCGGCTTCTTTGCAGATCGATCGGAAAACAGAGCACGCGGCGGAGCTTGGCGACCAGAAGGAATTTCAACCTCAGTCAACCGCTGCCGCCAAGGAGGAGCTCCACCGCGCAGAGACTGAACCGCCGCCGATGGTTAGCAATTCTGACCTCCAG AAATTGAGGACTTCGCCAGCCAGACAAGCTTCTGTTGCAATGGGAGAGATAAATCGTGCAGAGTATGTGTCGGTTGGCGAATCGCCTTCTCCTTCAATCAGTAATGCAAAGAAAGTTTCTGTGTTACCACTTGTGTTTCTCATCTTCTATGAGGTTTCAGGGGGCCCATTTGGAGTTGAGGATAGTGTTGGGGCAGCCGGTCCTCTGTTAGCTCTTCTTGGATTCTTGGTTTTTCCACTTATATGGAGTATTCCTGAAGCATTAATTACTGCTGAGATGGGGACTATGTTCCCTGAAAATGGTGGTTATGTTGTTTGGGTTTCTTCTGCTTTGGGTCCGTTTTGGGGATTTCAACAGGGTTGGATGAAATGGCTGAGTGGAGTTATTGATAATGCTCTATATCCTGTCTTGTTTCTTGATTACTTGAAGTCGGAGATTCCAGCTCTTGGTGGAGGTCTTCCAAGAGTTGCTGCAGTCTTGGCTTTGACAGTGATCCTCACTTACTTGAATTATAGAGGATTAACAATTGTTGGTTGGGTTGCTGTAATCCTTGGTGTTTTCTCAATCCTCCCTTTTGCAGTTATGGGACTTGTGTCTATTCCGAAGCTACGGCCATCTAGATGGCTTGTGGTGAACCTAAAGGATGTTGACTGGAATCTGTATTTGAACACTCTATTCTGGAATTTGAATTATTGGGATTCTATTAGCACATTGGCTGGGGAAGTGGAAAACCCAAACAAAACACTCCCTAAAGCACTTTTTTATGCCTTGATTTTGGTTGTTCTCAGTTACTTTTTGCCTCTTTTAAGTGGGACAGGAGCCATTGTGCTTAATCGCGAACTGTGGACTGATGGCTACTTCTCTGATGTTGCTAAAATTATTGGAGGGGCTTGGTTGGGTTGGTGGATCCAAGGGGCTGCTGCCATGTCAAATATGGGAATGTTTGTGGCTGAGATGAGCAGTGATTCTTTCCAACTTCTTGGAATGGCAGAACGTGGTATGTTGCCTGAGTTCTTCAGCAAACGGTCTCGTCATGGGACACCATTGATTGGGATACTATTCTCAGCCTCAGGTGTTGTTTTGCTTTCTTGGTTGAGCTTTCAAGAAATTGTAGCGGCAGAGAACTTCTTGTACTGCTTTGGAATGATTCTGGAATTCTTAGCCTTTATCAAGCTAAGGATTAAACATCCAGCTGCATCTCGGCCTTACAAGATTCCTGTGGGAACCGCTGGATCAATCCTGATGTGTATTCCTCcaacaatattaatatgcaTAGTGTTGGCCCTTTCAACAGTCAAAGTGATGATTGTGAGTCTAGCTGCTGTGGCAATTGGCTTATTGTTGCAACCTGGTCTCAAGTATGTTGAAAAGAAGAGATGGCTCAAATTCTCTGTTAGTGCTGACCTCCCTGATCTCCATTTTGCTAATCGAAACCGGTCAGACACCTTGGTATATTAA